The window TGGACAGGTTGTGGGCACCGTACGACCAGTAAGTGTGGGTCAGGGTGGAGCTGCTGGCGGGCTTGCCCTCGGCGTAAACGCAGACGGCGCCGGACGGACAGCCGTAGAGGTCGGCGGTGGCTGCGGCGTTGGCGGTGCCGGCTCCCGTCAACAGGGTGGCGACGGCACCGACTGCGGCCGCGGATGCTCCAAGCATGACCTTCAGGTTCCTCACGGCGATCCCTTCATCTTCTCTATCACGGGTGTGAGTAGTTGCGGTACAGAAAGTGCCGCTGAGATTGATCATGGCTGCATGGCGCCGCCGGAAGTTGAGACCGGCGGGGCCGTGCAGCCGTTAGTGGCCGGCGTTCGGGTCGTGCTTGAGGGCGTGGTCGTCGCCGAGGTTGCTGTTGATGATCCAGCCGCCACACACGCAGTCAGGGGCGCGCATGGGATGTCGGTGAACCGGCCACGTCCGCCGATGGCACGGCGATCACCACATGCTGAGCCGGGCTTCGGCATGAAACGCACTCTGGTAGCCGGTGTCCACCGGTGTGCGAGCGCCCTTGGGGCACGCCTTCCGCGGCCATCAGTCCCCCTTACGTGGCGTGGCTTTTCCACAAGTGGCGGGCCGGGTTCCCGTCCCCTGTCAGTCCGCAGCCCGCTTGCTTGTCGAGGGCATGCCTAATAGTTGCGGGGAAGGGCGGGTCGGTCATTGACGAGGAGTGCCAGGTGCTTGCCGATGCGTGCCACGTGAGGCTCGGTCGACTTGGTGCTGCTGGCGGTAGTCCTGGGGGCCGAGTCCGTAGACGGCGCGGAAGGCACGGGAGAAGTGCGCGGGGCCTGCGAAGCCCCAGCGCGCTGCGAGGGCGTGGATCGGCTGGTTGCTCAGGAGGGGGTCGGCCAGGTCGCGGCGGCAGCGCTCCAGTCGGCGGGCGCGGATCCAGCCGGAGACGGTGGTGTCCTGGTCCTGAAAGAGCCGGTGCAGGGAACGCAAGGAGATGTGGTGGGCCGCGGCGACCGCGCCCGGGGACAGGTCCGGGTCGCCCAGGTGCTGCTGGATGAAGGCGTGGATCTTCATCAGCAGGGCCCGGTGGTGGGTCTGGGGTGGCATCGACGAGGCGGCGTCGAGGTGGTGGGCGAGGAAGGCGGTGAGCAGGTCAAGGGTGCAGGTGGCCAGTCGGGCGCCGTCCGCCGAGGTGTAGGTGGCGGCGCCCGCGACCAGCTGCGTGAGGTAGCCGGACAGCAGGGCGCCCATCCCGTCGCGTGCGGGCAACCGCACGGCGGTGAGCCGGTCGACCTTGTTCGCCGGGAGCGGCAGCAGGGCCCGGGGGACTTGCACCATCACTCCTCTCACGGTGTCCTGGTCAGCGGATGCCCAGCCCTGCCAGGGACGCGAGGTGTCGAAGAACATCACCTCACCGGGGCCGCTGGTGGTGTCCCGGCCGGCCTGGAGGATCCGGTGGCTACCGCGTAGGTTGAGCATCAGCTGGTAGGAATCAGGGTCGGATTGCCGGATCAGCTTCGTCGTCCGGCGGGTCTCCAGCGACGGGTATGCCAGCGCGGACACGTCCACCGCGCCCAGGTCCAGCACTCGCGCGCTCGCCCGGAAGTCCGCCTCGTGATCGCTGCGGACCACGCTGGGTATCAACGCCCTGGTCGTCATGTCGTGCCAGGAGCCGAACCGCTCGGTCACCGGCAGATCCTTTGTCCTGAACTCCGTCACCAGCACCATCCATCCCCCAGTACGTTGCCGCATCCAAGACGGTCTCGTCGGCGGTGAGACCAACTCTCACGACCATGTTCTAGCCCTGAATAGGGGCTTGAGGAACATCGGAACGGAACTGGCGCTGCACCTCGCGCTTTCACGCGGCAGAGCGTCCACTGGGTGATCAGAAACGCGGAGAGTGCCCCTGACCTGCAACGATGGGACTTGTCTAGGGTCCAGGTCGTCGCAGAAAGAAGCACTCTCCAAGTGAAGAAGCGTGTCGGGTCCTACCCGCGTGTCCGTGTCGAGGGCGGCAGCCGTGGAGTGGTCTCCCAGGCCGGGTCCGTGCTGCTGGTGGAGTCGGTCCGCAAGACCGGCCTTGATCAGGCGATATCCGCCGCGCTCACCCC of the Streptomyces sp. NBC_01788 genome contains:
- a CDS encoding helix-turn-helix domain-containing protein; translated protein: MTERFGSWHDMTTRALIPSVVRSDHEADFRASARVLDLGAVDVSALAYPSLETRRTTKLIRQSDPDSYQLMLNLRGSHRILQAGRDTTSGPGEVMFFDTSRPWQGWASADQDTVRGVMVQVPRALLPLPANKVDRLTAVRLPARDGMGALLSGYLTQLVAGAATYTSADGARLATCTLDLLTAFLAHHLDAASSMPPQTHHRALLMKIHAFIQQHLGDPDLSPGAVAAAHHISLRSLHRLFQDQDTTVSGWIRARRLERCRRDLADPLLSNQPIHALAARWGFAGPAHFSRAFRAVYGLGPQDYRQQHQVDRASRGTHRQAPGTPRQ